The Deinococcus roseus genome contains a region encoding:
- the sppA gene encoding signal peptide peptidase SppA, which yields MKSEIQNKIYNLVAGVQHQIADLGEKPGWVILDIQGEFPEFPEKSPLNIITRKEPQGVSIFRRKLKLLEDADWLRGVVLRFGGVQAGFATAYALREAIAELASKKPVYSVINSVHMMDYYLASAGTEIVVPPSAEFYLLGFHSTVTYIKDALQKLGIEMEVVRIKEYKTAYTRFTDDHMDEYEREQRTLLVSRFMEEFVKSVAQSRNLTESQVREAIDAGITNAEQARQYGLVDRIAYEDVLYSKKHQPFQHASRFLKLPLLPDQGGKVAVVSLEGMIVPGHSRHIPIPLPIFGEQMAGSESLIRALRTAEKDEDTRAIVLFVNSGGGSALASDLISHEVERIRAKKPVVAVMGNVAASGGYYVLTHANHVIAAPTTITGSIGVISGKPNLQGFNAKYGLNPESIKMGRLADSFDSAHPLTEDERAFLQKGAEDFYDLFTSRVAEGRNLSRERVNELGRGRVWSGKDALDQGLIDELGTLEDGIREARKLARLPENAPAYLLETPRQMVLPDMKDSESVLAAIMPLLRERTWMVAYERYHF from the coding sequence ATGAAGAGCGAAATTCAGAACAAAATCTACAATCTGGTGGCCGGGGTTCAGCATCAAATTGCCGACCTGGGCGAAAAACCCGGCTGGGTCATTCTGGACATCCAGGGCGAGTTTCCCGAATTCCCCGAGAAAAGCCCTCTGAACATCATCACCCGCAAGGAACCCCAGGGGGTGTCCATCTTCCGCCGCAAACTCAAACTGCTGGAAGATGCAGACTGGCTGCGTGGTGTGGTCCTGCGTTTTGGAGGAGTGCAGGCTGGATTTGCCACCGCTTACGCCCTGCGTGAAGCCATTGCAGAACTGGCCAGCAAGAAACCCGTGTACTCGGTGATCAACAGTGTGCACATGATGGATTACTATCTGGCTTCTGCTGGAACGGAAATCGTGGTTCCTCCCAGTGCAGAGTTTTACCTGCTGGGCTTCCACTCTACGGTGACCTACATCAAAGACGCCCTGCAGAAACTGGGCATCGAGATGGAAGTGGTGCGGATCAAGGAATACAAGACCGCCTACACCCGTTTTACCGATGACCACATGGACGAATACGAGCGGGAACAGCGCACCCTGCTGGTGTCCCGTTTCATGGAAGAATTCGTGAAATCGGTGGCCCAGAGCCGCAACCTCACCGAAAGCCAGGTGCGGGAGGCCATCGATGCAGGCATCACCAATGCAGAACAGGCCAGACAGTACGGTCTGGTTGACCGCATCGCCTACGAAGATGTGCTGTACAGCAAAAAACACCAGCCTTTCCAGCATGCATCCCGATTTCTGAAATTGCCCCTGCTTCCCGACCAGGGCGGCAAGGTGGCTGTGGTCTCCCTGGAAGGGATGATCGTACCCGGACATTCCAGGCACATTCCCATCCCACTGCCCATTTTTGGCGAACAAATGGCCGGAAGCGAAAGCCTCATCCGTGCCCTGCGCACCGCCGAAAAAGACGAGGACACCAGGGCCATTGTGCTGTTCGTGAATTCCGGTGGAGGTTCAGCCCTCGCCAGCGACCTGATCAGCCATGAAGTGGAACGCATCCGGGCCAAAAAACCCGTGGTGGCCGTGATGGGCAATGTGGCCGCCTCCGGGGGGTACTACGTGCTGACCCACGCCAACCATGTGATTGCAGCACCCACCACCATCACCGGGTCCATCGGGGTGATTTCGGGCAAACCCAACCTGCAGGGCTTCAATGCCAAATACGGCCTCAATCCTGAAAGCATCAAAATGGGCCGTCTGGCAGACAGTTTCGACAGTGCTCACCCCCTCACGGAAGACGAACGGGCCTTCCTGCAAAAAGGTGCAGAAGACTTCTATGACCTGTTCACCTCCCGTGTTGCAGAAGGGCGCAACCTGTCCAGAGAACGGGTCAATGAACTGGGCCGTGGCCGGGTCTGGAGTGGCAAAGATGCGCTGGATCAGGGCCTTATTGATGAACTGGGCACCCTGGAAGACGGCATCCGGGAAGCCCGCAAACTGGCCCGCCTGCCTGAAAATGCCCCTGCCTACCTGCTGGAAACCCCCAGACAGATGGTGCTCCCGGACATGAAAGACAGCGAAAGCGTGCTGGCTGCCATCATGCCCCTGCTGAGGGAACGCACCTGGATGGTGGCCTACGAACGCTACCACTTCTGA
- a CDS encoding Bax inhibitor-1/YccA family protein, giving the protein MHSLTQTQSVTLRSFLGRTFSWMTAGMVMTAIAAWFAVTNEGLFSFVRSNYFMLVLLELGMVFGLGFLINRISAATAGIMFSIYAVLNGLTLSGILLAYHVMGGSGPSPVVSAFITTAGLFGTMAVVGYTTKMDLSRFGTIFFMGVIGLVIASIVNIWIGGSALSMVISVVGVILFCAITAYDMQKLKEMALSGGDGFTQSEMGEKMAVFGALNLYLDFINIFLFLLRLFGGGRSNN; this is encoded by the coding sequence ATGCACTCACTCACCCAAACCCAGAGCGTCACGCTCAGGAGCTTCCTGGGCCGGACCTTTTCCTGGATGACCGCAGGCATGGTGATGACCGCCATCGCCGCCTGGTTCGCCGTCACCAACGAAGGTCTGTTTTCTTTCGTGCGCAGCAACTACTTCATGCTGGTGCTGCTGGAACTCGGCATGGTCTTCGGACTGGGCTTCCTGATCAACCGCATCAGTGCAGCCACCGCAGGCATCATGTTTAGCATTTACGCTGTGCTGAACGGTCTGACCCTCTCCGGCATCCTGCTGGCCTACCACGTGATGGGGGGCAGTGGTCCCAGCCCGGTGGTCTCAGCATTCATCACCACCGCAGGCCTCTTCGGAACCATGGCCGTGGTGGGTTACACCACCAAAATGGACCTGAGCCGCTTTGGCACCATTTTCTTCATGGGTGTAATTGGCCTGGTCATCGCCAGCATCGTGAACATCTGGATTGGCGGAAGCGCCCTCAGCATGGTCATCAGCGTGGTCGGTGTGATCCTGTTCTGCGCCATCACCGCCTACGACATGCAGAAACTCAAAGAAATGGCCCTGTCTGGTGGCGATGGTTTCACCCAGTCTGAAATGGGCGAAAAAATGGCTGTCTTTGGAGCCCTGAATTTGTACCTGGACTTCATCAACATCTTCCTGTTCCTGCTGAGGCTGTTTGGTGGCGGGCGCAGCAACAACTGA
- the metG gene encoding methionine--tRNA ligase translates to MDKFYVTTPIYYVNGEPHMGHAYATTVADTLARYHRLAGWDAYFLTGTDEHGEKVSKAAKARGLDPQTFTDMVSSKFREAWSILGAQPDDFIRTTEARHKKVVQQILQAVYDSGDIYYAEYEGLYSVGQERFVTEKELVDGKLPEDPGPPELRREANYFFRMEKYREWLIRHIEENPDFIQPAGYRNEVLGMLREPIGDLSISRPKSRVPWGIELPWDTDHVTYVWFDALINYMSALGYAEGDKYQKYWPVAWHVIGKDILKPHAVFWPTMLRSMGVSIYQRLNVSGYLLGADGRKMSKSLGNGVDPLEAADKFGRETLRYALLREISFGVDGIISNDIIESRMNSDLANDLGNLLSRSIGMVQKYRDGVVPQVQPASITEREKGIAARATALPAEILALVRELKIQKALEASMEFVQDLNRYIAEQKPWVLFKDQQNDRLDTVLYTIVEGLRVSSVLLEPVMPEKMKALRAQIGLPDNQYKLEGAWGLYPAGTLLVGGEVLFPKLEQRLKEKEQAAQESPKAAAPSVEAPKVEAQKTEAPVEEQFETLPEISIDDFAKVDLRIVEVLHAETIEKADKLLKLTIKLGNETRTVVSGIRKWFSPEQLIGRKVVLVANLKPAKLRGIVSQGMILAAENDKGELDLLGTSLDMPSGTQVR, encoded by the coding sequence ATGGACAAATTCTACGTCACGACCCCCATTTACTACGTGAACGGGGAGCCGCACATGGGGCACGCCTACGCCACCACCGTGGCAGACACGCTGGCCCGTTACCACCGTCTGGCCGGATGGGATGCCTACTTCCTGACCGGGACCGATGAGCACGGGGAAAAAGTCTCCAAGGCTGCCAAAGCCAGAGGCCTGGATCCCCAGACCTTCACCGACATGGTGTCCAGCAAGTTCCGGGAAGCGTGGAGCATCCTGGGCGCTCAACCCGATGACTTCATCCGCACCACCGAAGCCCGCCACAAGAAAGTGGTGCAGCAGATCCTGCAGGCCGTCTATGACTCTGGAGACATCTACTACGCCGAATACGAGGGGCTGTACTCGGTGGGTCAGGAGCGCTTTGTCACCGAGAAGGAGCTGGTGGATGGCAAACTTCCCGAGGACCCCGGTCCACCCGAACTGCGCCGGGAAGCCAACTACTTCTTCCGCATGGAGAAATACCGCGAGTGGCTGATCCGTCACATCGAGGAGAACCCCGATTTCATTCAGCCTGCCGGGTACCGCAACGAGGTGCTGGGCATGCTGCGCGAACCCATCGGGGACCTGTCCATCTCCCGTCCGAAGTCCCGTGTGCCCTGGGGGATCGAGCTGCCCTGGGACACCGACCACGTGACTTACGTGTGGTTCGATGCCCTGATCAATTACATGTCTGCTCTGGGGTACGCAGAGGGGGACAAATACCAGAAATACTGGCCCGTGGCCTGGCACGTGATCGGCAAGGACATCCTGAAACCCCACGCCGTGTTCTGGCCCACCATGCTCAGAAGCATGGGCGTGTCCATCTACCAGCGCCTGAATGTCTCGGGTTACCTGCTTGGGGCCGATGGTCGCAAAATGAGCAAATCGCTGGGCAACGGTGTGGACCCCCTGGAAGCCGCAGACAAATTTGGCCGCGAAACCCTGCGTTACGCCCTTCTCAGAGAAATTTCTTTCGGGGTGGATGGGATCATCTCGAATGACATCATCGAATCCCGCATGAATTCCGATCTGGCCAACGACCTCGGAAACCTGCTGTCCCGTTCCATTGGGATGGTGCAGAAGTACCGGGATGGCGTGGTGCCGCAAGTCCAGCCCGCTTCCATCACTGAGCGTGAAAAAGGCATTGCTGCCCGCGCCACTGCGCTTCCTGCTGAAATTCTGGCTCTGGTCCGTGAGCTGAAAATCCAGAAGGCCCTGGAAGCCAGCATGGAGTTCGTGCAAGACCTCAACCGTTACATTGCAGAGCAGAAACCCTGGGTGCTGTTCAAAGACCAGCAGAATGACCGTCTGGACACCGTGCTGTACACCATCGTGGAAGGCCTGAGGGTTTCCAGTGTGCTGCTGGAACCTGTGATGCCCGAAAAAATGAAAGCCCTGCGGGCCCAGATTGGCCTGCCCGACAACCAGTACAAACTGGAAGGGGCCTGGGGCCTGTACCCTGCCGGAACCCTGCTGGTGGGTGGCGAGGTGCTTTTCCCCAAACTGGAGCAGCGTCTGAAAGAAAAAGAGCAGGCCGCGCAGGAATCCCCCAAAGCCGCAGCACCCAGCGTTGAAGCACCAAAGGTTGAGGCCCAAAAAACCGAAGCCCCTGTTGAAGAACAATTCGAGACCCTGCCCGAAATCAGCATTGATGATTTTGCAAAGGTGGATTTGCGCATCGTGGAAGTGCTGCATGCAGAAACCATCGAGAAGGCAGACAAACTGCTGAAACTCACCATCAAACTGGGCAATGAAACCCGCACGGTGGTCTCAGGCATTCGCAAATGGTTCTCTCCCGAGCAACTCATTGGCCGCAAGGTGGTGCTGGTCGCCAACCTGAAGCCCGCCAAACTGCGCGGCATCGTGTCCCAGGGAATGATTCTGGCCGCAGAGAACGACAAAGGCGAACTGGATCTGCTGGGCACCTCGCTTGACATGCCCTCTGGAACCCAGGTGCGTTAA
- a CDS encoding glycoside hydrolase family 13 protein has translation MSKSVLTPDWVKDAVFYQIYPDRFAKSSRVQKANNLQPWGDTPHPHKYQGGDLLGVVEHLDHLVDLGVTAIYFCPIFQSASNHRYHTHDYYQVDPMLGGNEALKELLEEAHKRGLKVVLDGVFNHSSRGFFQFNDILENGPSSAYVDWFHIHGWPLDPYGSGPANYEAWWGMKALPKFNTNTQAVREFLWDVAEYWVKFGIDGWRLDVPNEIDDDAFWREFRRRVKTVNPEAYIVGEIWGDATRWLQGDQFDAVMNYLFTRPAIGFFGSRSLDYEQVRGTGYEHIDTMDAQAFAGHMQYILTMYPKEVVLAQLNLLGSHDTPRYRTVTGGDETAYQMAVLFQMTYPGAPCIYYGDEVGLAGGKDPLCRGSFPWDKPESWNRKALDYTKKVVKARLEYSVLRRGDFKVLYAQGDVLVYERTQDGERAVVVINASTREHQIPVDLNGEYLEVVGDVQVKLSGEITVPARTGYLLV, from the coding sequence ATGAGTAAGTCCGTTCTCACTCCAGACTGGGTCAAAGACGCTGTCTTTTATCAAATCTATCCTGACCGATTCGCGAAATCCTCTCGCGTCCAAAAAGCCAACAACCTGCAGCCCTGGGGAGACACCCCCCATCCCCACAAGTACCAGGGAGGCGACCTGCTCGGGGTTGTTGAGCACCTGGATCACCTGGTGGACCTGGGCGTCACTGCCATCTACTTCTGTCCCATCTTCCAATCTGCAAGCAACCACCGCTACCACACCCACGACTACTACCAGGTGGATCCCATGCTGGGCGGCAACGAAGCCCTGAAAGAACTGCTGGAAGAGGCCCACAAGCGCGGTCTCAAAGTGGTTCTGGATGGTGTGTTCAACCACTCCAGCCGTGGATTCTTCCAGTTCAATGACATCCTGGAAAACGGTCCCAGCAGTGCCTACGTGGACTGGTTCCACATTCATGGCTGGCCCCTGGATCCCTACGGCAGTGGTCCGGCCAACTATGAAGCCTGGTGGGGCATGAAAGCGCTCCCGAAATTCAACACCAATACCCAGGCGGTGCGTGAATTTCTGTGGGATGTTGCAGAGTACTGGGTCAAATTTGGCATCGATGGCTGGCGACTGGACGTCCCCAACGAAATCGATGATGATGCTTTCTGGCGCGAATTCCGCCGCCGCGTGAAAACCGTCAATCCCGAAGCCTACATCGTGGGTGAAATCTGGGGCGACGCCACCCGCTGGCTGCAGGGCGACCAGTTCGATGCTGTGATGAACTACCTGTTCACCCGTCCAGCCATCGGCTTTTTCGGTTCCCGCAGCCTGGATTACGAACAGGTCCGGGGCACCGGCTACGAGCACATCGACACCATGGATGCCCAGGCCTTTGCAGGTCACATGCAGTACATCCTCACCATGTACCCCAAAGAAGTGGTGCTGGCACAGCTCAATCTGCTGGGTTCCCACGACACCCCCCGTTACCGCACCGTCACTGGCGGAGATGAAACCGCTTATCAGATGGCCGTGCTGTTCCAGATGACTTATCCTGGAGCCCCCTGCATCTATTACGGAGATGAAGTGGGTCTGGCAGGCGGCAAGGATCCTCTGTGCCGGGGTTCCTTCCCCTGGGACAAACCCGAATCCTGGAACAGAAAAGCCCTGGATTACACCAAAAAGGTGGTCAAAGCCCGTCTGGAATACAGCGTGCTGCGCAGAGGAGACTTCAAGGTCCTTTACGCCCAGGGAGACGTGCTGGTCTATGAGCGCACCCAGGATGGAGAACGTGCCGTGGTGGTCATCAACGCCAGCACCCGCGAGCATCAGATTCCTGTGGACCTGAACGGCGAATACCTCGAAGTGGTCGGAGATGTCCAGGTGAAACTGTCTGGCGAAATCACGGTGCCTGCACGGACCGGGTACTTGCTGGTTTGA
- a CDS encoding GntR family transcriptional regulator produces MPAGFLKRNNINHETYLLLRRAILENQIPPGSKMVVQTLAEQYQVSATPIKEALAALHHEGLVEAIPRRGYFIPHLDAEDVREIYQLRAVVEGLAARLAALKQHKPTLKKLQKVMEQMEQAAQRSDINAYSHTDLDLHQIIWEGSGHKRLLKTAETLRGQIQKVIAASSLLPNRLHDGTAEHQRIVEAILQGHADLAEKAMRDHLEGAGELMYAHLSRK; encoded by the coding sequence ATGCCCGCTGGTTTTCTCAAACGCAACAACATCAACCATGAAACGTACCTGCTGCTGCGCCGGGCCATCCTTGAAAACCAGATTCCTCCGGGCAGCAAAATGGTGGTGCAAACCCTGGCAGAGCAATACCAGGTTTCGGCCACGCCCATCAAGGAAGCCCTGGCTGCCCTGCACCATGAGGGTCTGGTGGAAGCCATTCCCCGCAGAGGGTACTTCATCCCCCATCTGGACGCAGAAGATGTGCGGGAAATTTACCAGCTCCGGGCGGTGGTGGAAGGGCTCGCTGCACGTCTGGCCGCCCTCAAGCAACACAAACCCACCCTGAAGAAACTGCAGAAAGTCATGGAACAGATGGAGCAAGCCGCCCAGCGTTCTGACATCAATGCTTACAGCCACACCGACCTGGACCTGCACCAGATCATCTGGGAAGGCAGCGGTCACAAACGCCTCTTGAAGACCGCTGAAACCCTGCGCGGTCAGATTCAGAAGGTGATTGCCGCCTCCAGCCTGCTCCCCAACCGTTTGCACGATGGCACTGCCGAACACCAGCGCATTGTGGAAGCCATCTTGCAAGGCCATGCCGATCTGGCAGAAAAAGCCATGCGGGACCACCTGGAAGGGGCCGGGGAGCTCATGTACGCACATCTTTCCCGGAAGTAG
- the pheA gene encoding prephenate dehydratase → MSKTRVAFQGVPGAYSEIAALNSTEGEIEAVGYASFQEVLNAVMTGECDLAALPVENSLAGTVIPAVDELSQSDLHAIQEVMVRVHHQLLVLPGVKMQDIEKVYSHPQALAQCDGYFKKHGLKPVPAYDTAGSAKDLAESGNRHAASVASRRAAELYGLDILAENIEDEDFNTTRFLVLSKNRNRIEAGKPYKTSIIFAVRHQPGSLIDCLSVFRDHGVNLCRIESRPRRDKPWSYLMYVDFEGHTLDSEVQAALAQMMHSASFLKILGSYPSATVTL, encoded by the coding sequence ATGTCTAAGACCCGAGTTGCCTTCCAGGGGGTTCCTGGCGCTTACAGTGAGATTGCAGCCCTGAACAGCACCGAAGGCGAAATTGAAGCCGTGGGCTACGCCTCCTTTCAGGAGGTTTTGAATGCCGTGATGACCGGAGAGTGCGATCTGGCTGCACTGCCCGTCGAGAATTCTCTGGCAGGCACGGTCATTCCTGCTGTGGATGAACTGTCCCAGAGCGACTTGCACGCCATCCAGGAAGTGATGGTGCGGGTGCACCACCAGCTTCTGGTGCTTCCTGGTGTGAAAATGCAGGACATCGAAAAGGTTTACAGCCATCCCCAGGCCCTGGCCCAGTGTGATGGGTACTTCAAGAAACATGGCCTGAAACCCGTCCCTGCCTACGACACTGCCGGAAGTGCCAAGGATCTGGCCGAATCAGGCAACAGACACGCTGCCAGTGTGGCTTCCCGCCGTGCTGCAGAGCTGTATGGTCTGGACATTCTGGCAGAGAACATCGAAGACGAGGACTTCAACACCACCCGTTTTCTGGTGCTCTCCAAGAACCGCAACAGGATCGAAGCTGGCAAGCCCTACAAGACCAGCATCATCTTTGCGGTGCGCCACCAGCCTGGAAGCCTGATCGATTGCCTGTCGGTGTTTCGGGACCATGGGGTGAACCTGTGCCGCATTGAAAGCCGTCCCAGAAGGGACAAGCCCTGGTCTTACCTGATGTACGTGGACTTTGAGGGGCACACCCTGGACAGCGAAGTGCAGGCTGCACTGGCCCAGATGATGCACAGCGCCAGTTTCCTGAAGATTCTGGGGTCTTATCCCTCGGCCACTGTGACCCTGTAA
- the proC gene encoding pyrroline-5-carboxylate reductase — protein sequence MKLVIVGVGKMGGAVMEGVIATGLLQPSEIGIIDHNATLVDKWVQKYGVKPMKINQLGQAERVLLALQPRHFLQMSDDLARPSVGYISTMAGISTTVLARRLGTKRVVRVMPNLGATIGKSQSAVTGTKEANEYGDLAFGHQLFSSVGSVYDIPENLFNAFTGMVGSGPAYAAVFAEALADGGVRVGLPRAQANELAAKLLITTGELLLQKAHPAILKDEVASPGGTTIAGLEQIERYTFRAAAIEAVIAATKRGAELGMDE from the coding sequence ATGAAATTGGTGATTGTTGGTGTGGGAAAAATGGGCGGAGCCGTCATGGAAGGCGTGATCGCCACCGGACTGCTGCAACCCTCTGAAATTGGCATCATTGACCACAACGCCACCCTGGTGGACAAATGGGTCCAGAAATATGGGGTCAAACCCATGAAGATCAACCAGCTGGGACAGGCAGAGCGGGTGTTGCTGGCCTTGCAGCCCCGTCACTTCCTGCAAATGTCTGATGATCTGGCCCGTCCCAGTGTGGGTTACATCTCCACCATGGCAGGCATCAGCACCACCGTGCTGGCCCGCAGACTCGGCACCAAACGCGTGGTGCGGGTGATGCCCAACCTGGGGGCCACCATTGGCAAATCCCAGAGCGCTGTAACGGGCACCAAAGAAGCCAACGAGTACGGCGATCTGGCTTTCGGGCACCAGCTGTTCAGCAGTGTGGGGAGTGTTTATGACATCCCTGAAAACCTGTTCAACGCCTTCACAGGCATGGTGGGGTCTGGTCCTGCTTATGCTGCTGTCTTTGCTGAAGCCCTGGCAGATGGTGGCGTGCGTGTGGGCCTTCCCCGCGCACAGGCCAATGAACTGGCCGCCAAATTGCTGATCACCACCGGAGAACTGCTGCTGCAGAAAGCCCACCCTGCCATCCTGAAAGATGAAGTGGCCAGCCCTGGAGGCACCACCATTGCCGGTCTGGAGCAAATCGAGCGTTACACCTTCCGGGCCGCAGCCATTGAAGCTGTGATTGCTGCCACCAAACGTGGGGCAGAACTGGGGATGGACGAATAA
- a CDS encoding glycosyltransferase family 2 protein, which produces MPELTAVIAAYNEQDTIAEVVGVARCCGPVIVVCDGCSDHTAEHARAAGATVIELNPNQGKSQALYTGVKAATTDLILSLDADLVGLTPEHLKLLSDPVVQGQYDMTIGVFQGGGVLTDFGNRATPYLSGQRVFQRDWMLSVPRLTEERWPEPAITEHLKTSGIRWEYVSLPKVRQVMKEQKRGLLEGVKHRVKMYKSILDFQTKKK; this is translated from the coding sequence ATGCCTGAACTGACTGCTGTGATTGCTGCTTACAACGAACAAGACACCATTGCTGAAGTGGTGGGGGTGGCCCGCTGTTGTGGACCGGTGATTGTGGTTTGCGATGGTTGCTCAGACCACACTGCCGAGCATGCCCGTGCAGCAGGAGCCACGGTCATCGAACTGAACCCCAATCAGGGAAAAAGTCAGGCGCTTTACACCGGAGTCAAAGCGGCCACCACCGACCTGATCCTCAGTCTGGATGCTGACCTGGTGGGCCTGACTCCTGAGCACCTGAAACTGCTGTCTGACCCGGTGGTGCAGGGCCAGTACGACATGACCATCGGGGTCTTCCAGGGTGGAGGGGTGCTCACCGATTTTGGCAACCGCGCCACCCCCTACCTCAGCGGACAGCGGGTGTTCCAGCGCGACTGGATGCTTTCCGTACCCAGGCTCACCGAGGAACGCTGGCCTGAGCCCGCCATCACCGAACACCTGAAAACCTCAGGGATCCGCTGGGAATACGTCTCCCTGCCCAAAGTCAGGCAGGTCATGAAAGAACAGAAACGCGGCCTGCTGGAAGGGGTCAAGCACCGGGTCAAGATGTACAAATCCATTCTGGACTTTCAGACCAAAAAGAAATAA
- a CDS encoding M50 family metallopeptidase, with product MGLIIWLLVIQIAVILHEGAHYLAARMQGAKVSAFSVGMGPIIARFKRGETEFRLSALPIGGYVLIDDLGPESLEGQKKARLTPLGKILVLFAGPLSNWVLAILLMAGIFASQGVPQTDYTRASIRRVLPDSAAEKDGVKAGDILIAIDGKPLPEQEIVDGQPRMGYLKLQDAIRSKEPNTLIFLRGNEKINVKLSFEWKPGARYGVEYGPKQNVKPVANYFAALGEAWNQSIKIVPQALQSFAKGITQTFTAPLAPSSEVAGPVASAQAAGAMAREGGIWGVLTFATLVNMSLAIFNLIPIPGLDGGRILLVLIQLLLRRPLQPAQEAMINFTGFVFLMVFMFLVFLGDIARVIP from the coding sequence ATGGGCCTGATCATCTGGCTTCTGGTGATTCAGATTGCGGTGATCCTGCACGAGGGGGCGCATTATCTTGCTGCCCGCATGCAAGGCGCAAAAGTGTCTGCTTTCTCGGTGGGGATGGGGCCCATCATTGCGCGGTTCAAGAGGGGAGAAACTGAATTTCGCCTGTCTGCACTGCCCATCGGTGGGTATGTCCTGATTGATGACCTGGGTCCAGAATCCCTGGAAGGCCAGAAAAAAGCCCGCCTCACCCCACTGGGGAAAATTCTGGTGCTGTTTGCCGGTCCCCTCTCCAACTGGGTGCTGGCCATCTTGCTGATGGCGGGCATTTTTGCCTCTCAGGGAGTGCCCCAGACGGATTACACCCGGGCCTCCATTCGCCGGGTTCTTCCAGATTCTGCTGCTGAAAAAGACGGCGTGAAAGCGGGAGACATCCTGATTGCCATTGACGGCAAGCCCCTCCCTGAGCAGGAAATTGTGGATGGTCAGCCCCGCATGGGTTACCTGAAGCTGCAGGACGCCATCCGCAGCAAAGAACCCAACACCCTGATCTTCCTGCGGGGCAACGAGAAAATCAATGTCAAGCTGTCCTTTGAGTGGAAACCCGGAGCCAGATACGGTGTGGAGTACGGTCCCAAACAGAACGTGAAGCCTGTGGCCAACTATTTTGCTGCTCTGGGAGAAGCCTGGAACCAGTCCATCAAGATTGTGCCCCAGGCCTTGCAGAGTTTTGCCAAAGGCATCACCCAGACGTTCACAGCCCCTCTGGCCCCCAGCAGCGAAGTGGCTGGTCCGGTGGCCAGTGCCCAGGCTGCAGGTGCCATGGCCCGTGAAGGCGGCATCTGGGGTGTGCTGACCTTCGCCACCCTGGTGAACATGAGCCTCGCCATCTTCAACCTGATCCCCATTCCAGGCCTGGATGGTGGACGCATTCTGCTGGTGCTGATCCAGTTGCTGCTCAGAAGGCCCCTGCAGCCCGCCCAGGAGGCCATGATCAACTTCACGGGTTTTGTGTTCCTGATGGTGTTCATGTTCCTGGTGTTTCTGGGAGACATTGCACGGGTGATTCCCTGA